One part of the Tunicatimonas pelagia genome encodes these proteins:
- a CDS encoding lysophospholipid acyltransferase family protein, translating into MNKIWLRIYSTYGLIVFGGVFLLLSPLFALATLNKKWHRYALLLNQFWSRAFLSGMGVPAKVYGRSHLKKNQTYVIAPNHFSLLDIALMGYIPKPFVFVGKVSLAKIPLFGDMFRKLHIPVDRNSLKSRYQALQLSMQAVDEGKSLVMYPEGGIRTENPPQLARFKNGPFKVAIEKQIPVVPVTIPYNYLILPDDGKLLMRPQRPVMVIHSPIETAGMTEADQNQLREQAYDVIQQELRKFHSSVKHED; encoded by the coding sequence ATGAATAAAATCTGGCTCAGAATTTATTCAACATATGGGCTTATTGTTTTTGGTGGGGTATTTTTGCTGCTGTCGCCCCTGTTTGCGTTAGCTACCCTAAACAAAAAATGGCATCGCTACGCACTGTTGCTTAATCAGTTTTGGTCGCGGGCTTTTCTATCGGGCATGGGTGTCCCGGCAAAGGTGTACGGCCGCTCCCATCTGAAAAAAAATCAAACCTACGTCATTGCTCCCAATCACTTCTCTCTGCTCGATATTGCGCTGATGGGGTATATTCCTAAGCCTTTTGTTTTTGTGGGCAAAGTGTCATTAGCAAAAATACCGCTGTTTGGCGACATGTTTCGAAAGCTCCATATTCCGGTAGACCGAAACAGCCTGAAAAGTCGTTACCAAGCATTACAGCTAAGTATGCAGGCTGTAGATGAAGGTAAAAGCTTGGTGATGTATCCCGAAGGTGGTATTAGAACCGAAAACCCACCCCAATTGGCTCGCTTTAAAAATGGGCCGTTTAAGGTTGCTATCGAAAAACAAATTCCGGTGGTGCCGGTCACTATTCCGTATAATTACCTAATTTTACCCGACGACGGAAAGCTGCTTATGCGCCCCCAACGTCCGGTAATGGTAATTCATTCCCCGATTGAAACTGCGGGGATGACTGAGGCTGACCAAAACCAATTGCGGGAACAAGCGTATGACGTTATTCAGCAAGAGTTAAGAAAATTTCACTCATCAGTAAAACATGAAGATTGA
- a CDS encoding RNA recognition motif domain-containing protein yields MNIYVANLNYRVQDQELQELFEEYGQVSSAKIIKDHESGRSRGFAFVEMPDDEAGMQAINELDGAEVQGRNLKVSKARPRPQMQDRRY; encoded by the coding sequence ATGAACATTTATGTTGCGAACCTAAACTACCGGGTTCAAGATCAAGAACTCCAAGAATTATTCGAGGAGTACGGACAAGTTTCATCCGCAAAAATTATTAAAGACCACGAATCAGGAAGATCACGAGGCTTTGCTTTTGTAGAAATGCCCGACGACGAAGCGGGTATGCAGGCTATCAACGAACTTGATGGTGCTGAGGTGCAAGGCCGAAACCTTAAAGTGAGTAAAGCCCGACCACGGCCTCAAATGCAAGACCGTCGTTACTAA
- a CDS encoding aminopeptidase P N-terminal domain-containing protein codes for MKYHTINPELFTENRLRLLAQLKPNSLVVLNSNDIMPTNADGTMKFVQNSDLFYLSGIDQEESILLLFPDFPDESFREILFLRETSEEIAIWEGHKYTKDEATQTSGVERVMWTSQFEKTFFTLMAQAEHVYLNTNEHLRASVSVQTRDARFVEWCQQNYPLHQYQRLAPIMHQLRAIKSTHEIDLLQQACQITKDAFLRVLKFVQPGVMEYEIEAEYIHEFTRQRSRGFAYEPIIASGGNACVLHYLDNNQECKSGDLLLMDVGAEYANYNADMTRTIPVSGTFTDRQRAVYNAVLRVQREAMQLLRPGNIIKEYHKEVGKIMESELIGLGLLDRTDVKNQNEKQPLYRKYFMHGTSHHLGLDVHDVGNLYRKFEPGMVFTVEPGIYIREENMGIRLENNLVIREEGLTDLMGEIPIEADEIETLMNEK; via the coding sequence ATGAAGTACCACACAATAAATCCTGAACTTTTTACTGAGAATCGCCTTCGCCTACTTGCCCAGCTAAAACCCAATTCGCTGGTAGTATTGAACAGCAACGATATTATGCCTACCAACGCTGATGGCACCATGAAGTTCGTTCAGAACAGCGACCTGTTTTATCTCAGCGGCATCGATCAGGAAGAGAGTATTCTGCTATTGTTTCCTGATTTTCCTGACGAAAGCTTTCGAGAGATACTGTTTCTGCGAGAAACCAGTGAGGAAATCGCTATCTGGGAAGGACATAAGTATACCAAAGATGAGGCTACGCAAACGTCGGGAGTGGAGCGGGTTATGTGGACGTCGCAGTTTGAGAAAACTTTTTTTACCCTAATGGCGCAAGCCGAGCACGTCTACCTGAATACCAATGAGCATCTTCGGGCCAGCGTTTCGGTGCAAACCCGCGACGCTCGCTTTGTGGAGTGGTGTCAGCAAAACTATCCGTTACATCAGTACCAGCGGTTGGCACCTATCATGCACCAACTTCGGGCGATAAAATCAACGCACGAGATTGATCTTCTTCAGCAGGCCTGTCAAATTACCAAAGATGCCTTTCTTCGGGTGCTTAAGTTTGTGCAGCCCGGGGTGATGGAGTATGAAATTGAGGCCGAATACATTCACGAATTTACCCGGCAGCGCTCCCGGGGTTTTGCCTACGAACCCATTATTGCCTCGGGTGGCAATGCTTGTGTACTGCATTACCTCGATAATAATCAAGAATGTAAATCGGGTGATCTTCTGTTGATGGATGTGGGAGCGGAGTACGCTAACTACAATGCGGATATGACCCGTACCATTCCGGTGAGCGGGACATTTACCGACCGACAGCGGGCCGTCTATAACGCAGTACTACGGGTGCAGCGGGAAGCTATGCAGTTGCTACGTCCGGGCAATATCATTAAAGAATACCATAAAGAAGTAGGCAAAATAATGGAAAGCGAGCTTATTGGACTGGGACTGCTAGATAGAACTGACGTAAAAAATCAAAACGAGAAGCAACCGCTCTACCGCAAATACTTTATGCACGGCACTTCTCACCATCTGGGATTAGATGTGCACGATGTGGGAAATCTCTACCGGAAGTTTGAGCCAGGAATGGTCTTTACCGTTGAGCCGGGCATCTATATTCGAGAGGAAAATATGGGTATTCGGCTGGAAAATAATTTGGTGATTCGTGAAGAAGGGCTTACTGATCTTATGGGCGAAATACCGATTGAGGCCGACGAGATTGAAACCCTCATGAACGAAAAATAG
- the hisG gene encoding ATP phosphoribosyltransferase, which yields MKKTLRIAIQKSGRLSEQSVKLINECGIHFNNGKSRLKAVSYNFPAEFLFLRDDDIPGYVEDGVADLGIVGENEMVEKAKDVLLIKRLGFSKCRLSLAIPRDKAYTEPSYFQAKNIATSYPRILHQFLKEKQISAHIHEISGSVEIAPSIGLADAVCDIVSSGSTLLSNGLKEVETIFRSEAVLLGNHQASEEKKDLIDQLVFRINSVQAGKGNKYILLNAPKDATEAIVNLLPGMRSPTIVPLAMSGWNSIHSVVQEDQFWEVIEKLREAGAEGILVVPIEKMIL from the coding sequence ATGAAAAAAACGCTACGCATAGCCATTCAAAAGTCAGGACGACTTAGTGAACAATCAGTAAAACTCATCAACGAGTGTGGCATCCACTTTAATAACGGAAAAAGCCGACTTAAAGCAGTTTCTTACAACTTTCCGGCTGAGTTTCTCTTTCTTCGCGACGATGATATTCCGGGGTACGTAGAAGACGGCGTAGCTGATTTGGGGATTGTGGGTGAGAATGAGATGGTAGAGAAAGCTAAGGATGTGTTGTTGATTAAACGACTGGGTTTTTCAAAATGCCGGTTGTCACTGGCTATTCCTCGAGATAAAGCGTATACCGAGCCTAGCTATTTCCAAGCCAAAAATATTGCTACCTCGTATCCGCGAATCTTACATCAGTTTCTGAAAGAAAAACAAATATCAGCGCATATTCACGAAATCTCCGGCTCAGTTGAGATTGCCCCTAGCATCGGTCTGGCCGATGCAGTTTGCGATATTGTCAGTTCTGGCAGCACTCTGCTGAGTAATGGGTTGAAAGAGGTAGAAACGATCTTCCGTTCGGAGGCAGTGCTCCTCGGCAACCATCAGGCTAGTGAAGAGAAAAAAGACTTAATTGATCAGCTGGTCTTTCGCATCAATTCGGTGCAGGCCGGAAAAGGGAATAAATACATTCTGCTAAATGCCCCAAAAGATGCAACCGAAGCTATTGTTAACCTATTACCAGGGATGCGAAGCCCTACGATTGTTCCTTTGGCTATGAGCGGTTGGAACTCTATTCACTCGGTGGTGCAGGAAGACCAGTTTTGGGAAGTGATTGAAAAACTTCGGGAAGCCGGAGCTGAAGGTATTTTGGTAGTGCCTATTGAAAAAATGATTTTATGA
- the hisD gene encoding histidinol dehydrogenase, translating into MTIIENPAREEWAELTRRPAQKFKKIEKIVKPILKKVRKKGDAALRYFALEYDHVELKDIQVSAEEFEQAEEQVDQALKEAIQIAYNNISKFHEAQKTDTLEVETMPGVRCFRRSVAIEKVGLYIPGGTAPLFSTVLMTGVPAKIAGCQEIVMCTPSNRRGQINPAILYTARLVGVDKVFKIGGAQAIAAMAYGTESVPKVHKIFGPGNQYVTVAKQLVSKSTVAIDMPAGPSEVAILADDSANPSFVAADLLSQAEHGVDSQVVLISDSKKLVDQTIEAVKNQLPQLPRQEIAREALKNSMCFIVSSLNEGYELLNEYAAEHLIIATAHPEEAVEKVRSAGSVFLGHYTPESVGDYASGTNHTLPTNGFAKSYSGISLDSYVKKITYQSISPKGLHQLGPYVEKMAAAEQLEAHKNAVSLRLQKIKNNGDSAVIAK; encoded by the coding sequence ATGACCATTATAGAAAATCCAGCGCGAGAAGAGTGGGCTGAGTTGACCCGTCGACCGGCTCAGAAGTTCAAGAAAATTGAGAAGATTGTAAAACCCATCTTGAAGAAAGTGAGAAAAAAAGGCGATGCCGCGCTACGGTATTTCGCTTTGGAGTACGATCACGTTGAATTAAAAGATATTCAAGTTTCGGCCGAAGAATTTGAGCAGGCCGAAGAGCAAGTAGACCAAGCGTTAAAAGAAGCTATTCAAATTGCTTACAATAACATTAGCAAGTTTCACGAAGCACAAAAAACAGATACCCTGGAAGTAGAAACCATGCCGGGAGTGCGTTGCTTCCGACGAAGTGTAGCGATCGAGAAAGTTGGATTGTATATTCCGGGAGGAACCGCTCCCCTATTTTCTACGGTACTGATGACCGGAGTTCCTGCCAAAATTGCGGGTTGTCAGGAAATAGTCATGTGTACTCCTAGCAATCGACGGGGACAAATCAACCCGGCTATTCTCTATACCGCACGGCTCGTTGGGGTTGATAAAGTATTTAAAATTGGGGGTGCTCAAGCCATTGCTGCTATGGCCTACGGTACCGAAAGTGTTCCTAAGGTTCATAAAATCTTTGGTCCGGGAAACCAGTACGTAACGGTTGCTAAGCAATTAGTTAGTAAATCTACAGTAGCCATTGATATGCCCGCGGGGCCATCAGAAGTAGCTATTCTGGCTGATGACTCTGCCAACCCTTCTTTCGTAGCCGCCGATCTGCTTTCTCAAGCCGAACACGGAGTAGATAGTCAAGTGGTACTGATTTCTGATAGCAAGAAGCTTGTAGATCAGACTATTGAAGCGGTGAAAAACCAGCTACCGCAACTGCCCCGACAAGAAATTGCCCGCGAAGCCCTAAAAAACAGCATGTGCTTCATCGTAAGCAGCTTAAACGAAGGATACGAATTGCTAAATGAATATGCCGCTGAGCACCTGATTATTGCTACCGCTCACCCTGAAGAGGCCGTTGAGAAAGTACGTAGTGCCGGTTCCGTATTTTTGGGACATTACACTCCTGAGTCCGTGGGCGATTACGCCTCAGGCACCAATCATACGCTACCCACCAACGGATTTGCTAAATCGTACAGTGGTATTTCTCTGGATAGCTACGTAAAAAAAATAACTTATCAGTCTATCAGCCCGAAGGGGCTACACCAACTAGGGCCGTACGTAGAAAAGATGGCGGCTGCTGAACAACTAGAGGCTCACAAAAATGCGGTGAGTTTGCGCTTGCAGAAGATAAAGAACAACGGAGATTCAGCAGTAATTGCCAAGTGA
- the parS gene encoding type II RES/Xre toxin-antitoxin system antitoxin yields MNLLDTPSDVFVLMEKSRSGIHKADVLALQQQAQLNNEQLARSLHITVRTWQGYSSSDKLKPAVAERALLLAQLYARGFDFMGEARFRRWMQRNHQALGNQPPLEFLDTFFGIQLLLDELGRIEHGVLA; encoded by the coding sequence ATGAATCTATTAGATACTCCTTCCGATGTTTTCGTATTAATGGAAAAAAGTCGGAGCGGTATACACAAGGCCGATGTATTAGCTTTGCAACAACAAGCGCAATTAAACAACGAGCAGTTAGCCCGTAGCTTGCATATTACCGTTCGAACTTGGCAAGGGTACAGCAGTAGTGATAAGCTGAAACCAGCGGTTGCCGAACGGGCTCTACTTTTGGCTCAGCTGTACGCCCGAGGATTTGATTTTATGGGCGAAGCCCGATTTCGCCGCTGGATGCAACGAAACCATCAGGCATTAGGGAACCAACCACCGTTAGAATTTCTTGACACTTTCTTTGGAATTCAGCTATTGCTTGATGAGCTAGGGCGAATAGAACACGGAGTGCTAGCGTGA
- a CDS encoding RES family NAD+ phosphorylase has product MSNVPSEVFRISRVKYASDLTGTGARLHGGRWNSKGQSVLYTASSRALAAVELAVHLDLNDLPDDLIMTTLTLPESATMLLLKSLPREWNRHPPSSASKKIGDDFLIENHHLALAVPSVVVDEDINYLLNPNHPLFAKVNIKRQVPFHFDPRLGQY; this is encoded by the coding sequence GTGAGCAATGTTCCCTCAGAGGTTTTCCGAATTAGCCGAGTGAAATACGCCTCAGATCTAACCGGCACGGGAGCACGTCTACACGGAGGGCGGTGGAACTCTAAAGGGCAGAGTGTACTCTACACCGCTAGTAGCCGGGCACTAGCTGCGGTAGAATTAGCTGTTCACTTAGACCTAAATGACCTCCCTGATGACTTAATCATGACCACGTTAACCTTACCGGAATCAGCTACAATGCTTTTGCTGAAAAGCTTACCCAGGGAATGGAATCGACACCCTCCCAGTTCAGCGTCCAAGAAAATTGGCGATGATTTCTTGATTGAAAACCATCATTTAGCCTTGGCTGTTCCTTCGGTGGTAGTAGATGAAGACATCAATTACCTACTAAACCCGAATCATCCACTATTTGCAAAAGTCAACATTAAACGGCAAGTTCCGTTTCACTTTGATCCACGTTTAGGACAATATTAG
- a CDS encoding DUF4238 domain-containing protein yields MNRQFRRKNHYLPQMYLKNFTDEQNQLHSYRLLVSHDQVHKWKRTSVEGFAYHDNLYTYHTEQGETDAMERWFHQEVEQPVEKALEKVVTDAQMTPNDWKNLIRFTMALDLRTPARMIQDMKRRNDTLPDFLNKSLPESFQEFQSLSNEEKANIAHKEKDDLFPFQIRVDQKRENPVLEVCITNGRSLWLGTIKSHLTQTLPKVINQRWTIVHPAQGLTWFTSDFPVIRLNYYRKGKYDFQGGWGNSGSELMLPLSPIHLLYTRVGSKKPWLRGTRLPFDLTQHIQKIIAEHAFCWFIAHKEDQEVSRLRPRVVNSQKFEAEKKFWEEWHSFNQQAEQSFWQE; encoded by the coding sequence ATGAACCGACAGTTTCGTAGAAAAAATCATTATCTACCGCAAATGTATTTGAAGAATTTTACTGATGAGCAGAATCAATTACATAGTTATCGCTTGCTAGTCTCACATGACCAAGTTCATAAGTGGAAACGAACTTCAGTGGAAGGCTTTGCTTATCATGATAATTTGTATACTTACCACACTGAACAAGGTGAAACAGACGCCATGGAACGTTGGTTTCATCAGGAAGTCGAGCAACCAGTAGAAAAAGCACTCGAAAAGGTTGTAACAGATGCTCAAATGACTCCTAATGATTGGAAGAATCTAATTCGGTTTACTATGGCACTTGACCTTCGTACTCCTGCTCGTATGATTCAGGACATGAAGCGTAGAAACGACACCTTGCCAGACTTTTTAAATAAATCACTTCCCGAGAGCTTTCAAGAATTTCAAAGTTTATCTAATGAAGAAAAAGCTAACATCGCTCATAAGGAAAAAGATGACCTATTTCCCTTTCAAATACGAGTAGATCAAAAAAGAGAAAATCCAGTTTTAGAAGTATGTATTACAAATGGTCGTAGTTTATGGTTGGGGACTATAAAGAGCCACTTAACTCAAACATTACCAAAAGTAATAAATCAGCGTTGGACAATTGTGCATCCTGCTCAAGGGCTAACTTGGTTCACAAGTGATTTCCCAGTCATAAGACTGAACTACTACAGAAAAGGCAAATATGATTTTCAAGGAGGATGGGGTAACTCTGGATCAGAATTAATGTTACCACTGAGTCCTATTCATCTACTATACACTCGCGTAGGTTCTAAAAAGCCGTGGTTGCGAGGAACTCGACTACCGTTTGATCTTACCCAGCACATACAGAAAATAATTGCTGAACATGCCTTTTGCTGGTTCATAGCTCATAAGGAAGATCAAGAAGTAAGTCGCTTACGTCCAAGAGTGGTAAATTCTCAAAAATTTGAAGCAGAAAAGAAATTTTGGGAAGAATGGCACTCATTTAATCAACAGGCCGAACAAAGTTTTTGGCAGGAATAA
- the hisC gene encoding histidinol-phosphate transaminase: MKSFSVEPLVRPHLLNLKPYASARSEFSGKAQAWLDANENAYGTPGRTIENAFHRYPDPYQLKLKEQISEIKNVPTDHIFLGNGSDEAIDLLIKVFCRPGLDNIVSLPPTFGMYEVAASINDVEVKSASLTADYQIDRAAVKEAVNENTKIIFFCSPNNPTGNLLATEDILFFLKSFSSLVVVDEAYVDFTDQSSFVDRLADYPNLVVLQTFSKAWGMAALRLGAAFTSPDVLKFLNKVKMPYNVSTLTQQTALEILQNTEQYHSYITAIKEQRNWLITQLQSLETVEKIYPSDANFFLATFADAPDLYQFLVDQGVIVRNRSSVRLCESGLRITVGTEQENQLLVETLRQYQPKSILND, encoded by the coding sequence ATGAAATCCTTTTCCGTAGAACCTCTTGTACGTCCGCATCTTCTTAACCTAAAGCCTTACGCTTCGGCCCGATCTGAATTTTCGGGTAAAGCCCAAGCATGGCTAGATGCTAATGAAAATGCTTACGGCACTCCGGGCCGTACTATCGAGAATGCTTTCCATCGCTACCCAGATCCGTATCAGTTAAAGCTGAAAGAGCAAATTAGTGAGATCAAAAACGTACCTACCGATCATATTTTTCTAGGAAACGGTAGCGATGAGGCTATTGATTTACTGATAAAGGTGTTTTGTCGTCCGGGGCTAGACAATATCGTGAGCCTCCCCCCTACTTTTGGCATGTACGAGGTGGCCGCTTCCATCAATGATGTAGAAGTAAAATCAGCTTCACTTACCGCAGACTACCAGATTGACCGAGCCGCCGTAAAGGAAGCTGTTAACGAAAATACTAAAATCATTTTTTTCTGCTCACCTAATAACCCTACTGGCAATCTGCTGGCTACCGAGGATATTCTTTTCTTTTTAAAGAGTTTTTCTAGCTTAGTAGTAGTAGACGAAGCCTACGTAGATTTTACCGATCAATCTAGTTTTGTGGATAGATTGGCTGACTACCCGAATTTAGTAGTATTGCAAACGTTTAGTAAAGCCTGGGGCATGGCCGCTCTCCGATTGGGTGCTGCTTTTACATCGCCGGACGTGCTGAAGTTTCTTAATAAGGTTAAAATGCCCTACAATGTCTCTACTCTGACCCAGCAGACCGCACTGGAAATACTACAAAATACTGAGCAGTACCATTCGTACATTACTGCAATTAAAGAACAGCGAAATTGGTTAATAACTCAGCTTCAGTCGTTAGAAACGGTGGAGAAAATTTATCCATCGGATGCCAACTTCTTTCTAGCCACGTTTGCTGATGCCCCCGACCTATACCAGTTTTTAGTAGACCAGGGGGTAATTGTTCGTAATCGTTCATCGGTTCGCCTTTGTGAAAGTGGGCTACGGATTACGGTCGGAACCGAACAAGAAAACCAACTGCTGGTGGAAACTCTTCGCCAGTATCAGCCCAAAAGCATATTAAACGACTAG
- the hisB gene encoding bifunctional histidinol-phosphatase/imidazoleglycerol-phosphate dehydratase HisB → MPQKLLFIDRDGTIIQEPEDEQIDSLEKLEFVPGAISNLRKISEQTDYKFVMVTNQDGLGTDSFPEETFWPAHQKMLSILQGEGIDFHEVLIDKSFPADNAPTRKPRTGMLTHYISSEYDLANSYVIGDRESDVELAKNLGCQAIFISQQSRADAALTTESWQEIYQYLVLSPRKVIHQRNTKETAITIQMNLDGSGQTQNDTGLGFFDHMLDQLGKHSGIDLSVKVKGDLHIDEHHTIEDTALALGEALSQAVGGKRGINRYGFLLPMDDSLAQAAIDLGGRPWLVWEADFKRETVGDMPTEMFYHFFKSFSDAAKCNLNIKVEGDNEHHKIEATFKAVAKALKMAIQRNEDQLSNLPSTKGML, encoded by the coding sequence ATGCCTCAAAAACTGCTCTTTATTGATCGTGATGGTACGATCATCCAGGAACCGGAAGACGAACAAATTGACTCATTAGAGAAGCTGGAATTTGTACCCGGAGCTATTAGCAATCTCCGAAAAATCAGCGAACAAACCGACTACAAATTTGTCATGGTGACTAATCAGGATGGTTTGGGAACTGATTCTTTTCCCGAAGAAACTTTCTGGCCAGCCCATCAGAAAATGCTCAGTATTCTGCAAGGAGAAGGTATTGACTTTCACGAAGTTCTGATCGATAAATCTTTTCCTGCCGACAATGCGCCCACCCGAAAACCTCGAACTGGCATGCTGACCCACTACATTTCTAGCGAATATGATTTAGCTAACTCTTACGTGATTGGCGACCGGGAGTCGGATGTAGAACTAGCGAAAAACCTGGGTTGCCAAGCTATTTTTATTAGTCAGCAATCTCGCGCTGATGCTGCTTTGACCACCGAAAGCTGGCAAGAAATTTATCAGTACTTGGTTTTATCGCCTCGTAAGGTAATTCATCAGCGAAATACCAAAGAAACGGCCATTACCATTCAAATGAACCTAGACGGCAGCGGACAGACTCAAAATGATACCGGATTAGGCTTTTTTGACCATATGCTCGATCAGCTGGGGAAACACTCAGGCATTGATTTATCAGTGAAAGTGAAAGGTGATTTACATATTGACGAACACCATACGATTGAAGATACTGCCTTAGCGTTGGGTGAAGCACTATCTCAAGCAGTAGGCGGCAAACGAGGCATTAATCGCTACGGCTTCTTACTACCAATGGACGATAGTTTGGCACAAGCCGCTATTGATTTAGGCGGTCGCCCCTGGTTAGTTTGGGAAGCGGATTTTAAACGCGAAACGGTAGGTGATATGCCCACTGAAATGTTTTATCACTTTTTTAAATCATTTTCTGATGCGGCGAAGTGTAACCTCAACATCAAAGTAGAAGGTGATAATGAACACCACAAAATTGAAGCTACGTTCAAAGCAGTAGCTAAAGCCCTGAAAATGGCCATCCAGCGAAATGAAGATCAGCTAAGTAACTTACCTTCCACGAAGGGAATGCTTTGA
- the hemL gene encoding glutamate-1-semialdehyde 2,1-aminomutase: MQTQRSQTLFEEAQHVIPGGVNSPVRAFRAVGGNPLFIKSAEGAYIYDEDDNQYIELINSWGPMILGHRNPAVEQALAEAIPHSVSYGAPTSREVEIAQLIVSMVPSIEKVRMVNSGTEAAMSAARLARGYTGRDKFIKFEGCYHGHGDSFLIAAGSGAMTMGEPNSPGVTQGTAQDTLLATFNDLNSIDRLIASNPDNISMIMIEPVAGNMGCVLPNEGFLEGLRARCDEYGILLIFDEVMTGFRLAPGGAQELYGVTPDMSALGKIIGGGLPVGAYGGKKEVMDYVSPVGPVYQAGTLSGNPIAMAAGYAMLTQLQKHQTLYQQLTETTETIVNGIKENMKRLNVSYTINHVGSMFSLFFTEHPVYDFESASASDTKLFGAYFQEMLKRGIYLAPSQFEALFVSSAIDEAMVETIVRANYESLKAIH, encoded by the coding sequence ATGCAGACCCAACGTAGTCAAACGTTATTTGAAGAAGCCCAGCATGTTATTCCTGGCGGAGTAAACTCACCCGTTCGGGCATTCCGAGCGGTAGGAGGGAACCCACTTTTTATTAAATCGGCCGAAGGGGCATATATCTACGATGAAGATGATAATCAGTATATCGAGCTGATTAATTCCTGGGGGCCGATGATTTTAGGGCACCGCAATCCGGCAGTGGAACAAGCTTTGGCTGAAGCGATTCCGCACTCGGTTTCTTACGGAGCACCCACCTCCCGAGAGGTAGAAATTGCCCAACTAATTGTGAGCATGGTACCTTCAATTGAGAAGGTACGCATGGTAAATTCCGGCACTGAAGCTGCCATGTCGGCGGCCCGATTAGCACGGGGCTATACTGGTCGCGATAAGTTTATTAAATTTGAAGGTTGCTATCATGGCCACGGCGATTCTTTTTTGATTGCTGCCGGTAGTGGAGCTATGACGATGGGTGAACCTAACAGCCCGGGGGTAACCCAAGGAACCGCCCAGGATACTCTCTTGGCTACTTTTAACGATTTAAATAGCATTGATCGCTTAATTGCGAGTAATCCGGATAATATTTCCATGATTATGATTGAGCCAGTCGCCGGAAATATGGGTTGTGTATTGCCCAATGAAGGATTTCTGGAAGGATTACGCGCGCGCTGCGATGAATACGGTATCCTGTTGATTTTTGATGAAGTGATGACCGGGTTTCGCTTGGCACCGGGTGGAGCACAAGAATTGTACGGCGTTACTCCTGATATGTCGGCCCTAGGAAAAATTATTGGCGGAGGATTGCCCGTAGGAGCTTACGGCGGTAAAAAAGAAGTAATGGACTACGTATCTCCGGTAGGCCCGGTGTATCAGGCTGGAACATTATCGGGTAACCCGATTGCGATGGCCGCTGGTTATGCGATGCTAACGCAGTTGCAGAAGCACCAAACCCTGTATCAGCAACTAACGGAAACTACCGAGACTATTGTTAATGGAATTAAAGAAAACATGAAGCGGCTTAATGTTTCGTATACGATTAACCACGTAGGGTCCATGTTTAGCTTATTTTTTACTGAGCATCCGGTGTACGATTTTGAGTCAGCCAGTGCTTCGGATACAAAGTTGTTCGGAGCGTATTTTCAAGAAATGCTCAAACGAGGTATCTACTTAGCTCCTTCGCAGTTTGAGGCTTTGTTTGTCTCTTCCGCCATTGACGAAGCGATGGTAGAAACCATTGTCCGAGCAAACTACGAATCACTAAAAGCTATTCACTAA